One genomic region from Merismopedia glauca CCAP 1448/3 encodes:
- a CDS encoding DUF7219 family protein codes for MIDRSDFLFPRTRYRGELKPENLVFNANLQEFSQKVSYISNLETNGKLSPEDSYQQIKCLWKSLKRSKQELGIGIDRR; via the coding sequence ATGATAGACCGCTCTGATTTCTTGTTTCCTCGTACTCGATATCGAGGAGAATTAAAGCCAGAAAACTTAGTTTTTAACGCCAATTTACAGGAATTTTCCCAAAAAGTAAGTTACATCTCCAATTTAGAAACTAATGGCAAACTTTCTCCTGAAGATTCCTATCAGCAAATCAAGTGTTTGTGGAAAAGCTTGAAGCGCAGTAAGCAGGAATTAGGTATAGGTATTGACCGGAGATAA
- a CDS encoding Crp/Fnr family transcriptional regulator yields MSTVLPSQTLGTALYQENFSLRSPLPLKNNYLWKIETGVVRTFTWLEDGTLVTTGLWGPGDLVGKALSTLDPYQIESLTHVQASLLPLENEQIRSEWLLNHLQQIEALIVIRSYRRVDMMLVKLLVWLGKRFGRAVETGNLIDLRLTHHDLAEMLGTTRVTVTRILGKLEEQGLIQRLQLQRIVLKEDELWHYEI; encoded by the coding sequence GTGTCTACTGTTTTACCTTCCCAAACCTTGGGGACTGCACTGTATCAGGAAAACTTTTCTTTGCGATCGCCCTTACCCCTTAAGAATAACTACCTCTGGAAAATCGAAACTGGGGTAGTCCGAACCTTCACTTGGCTAGAAGATGGAACCCTAGTGACCACTGGGCTATGGGGTCCTGGCGATTTAGTAGGCAAAGCCTTATCGACACTCGACCCCTACCAGATTGAATCTCTAACCCATGTTCAAGCTTCCCTTTTACCCTTGGAGAATGAACAAATTCGCAGTGAGTGGCTTCTGAATCACCTGCAACAAATCGAAGCATTAATTGTCATTCGCAGCTACCGCCGTGTAGATATGATGTTGGTCAAACTACTGGTGTGGCTGGGAAAGCGGTTTGGGCGTGCGGTGGAAACTGGTAACCTGATTGACTTGCGTCTTACTCATCACGATCTGGCAGAAATGTTGGGAACTACCCGCGTGACAGTAACTCGGATCTTGGGAAAACTTGAAGAACAGGGATTAATTCAACGCCTGCAACTACAACGAATTGTACTTAAGGAAGATGAACTATGGCATTATGAGATCTAA
- a CDS encoding M20 family metallopeptidase, with amino-acid sequence MLDEIKNIAEKLVPRLIEIRRHIHSHPELSGQEYQTATYVAGVLSSCGIHVKEAVGKTGLVGELKGSSDRSDFVAIRADMDALPIVERTGLEFTSRYQGIMHACGHDLHTTVGLGTAMVLSGLSEPLAGNLRFLFQPAEEIAQGASWMVTDGVMENVVAIYGVHVFPSIPAGSIGIRYGALTAAADDLKITVIGESGHGARPHEAIDAIWIAAQVISSLQQAISRMQNPLHPVVLTIGKINGGRAPNVIADRVELVGTVRCLHPQTHAELPEWIEQIVTDICHTYGAKCEINYQRGVPGVYNDTGLTQILETAAKDAWGSDRVLILPEPSLGAEDFSVYLQHAPGMMFRLGVGYPDKPNYPLHHPQFDADESSILTGVVTLAYAVYKYYQHYS; translated from the coding sequence ATGCTCGACGAAATTAAAAATATTGCAGAAAAGCTCGTACCACGTCTGATTGAAATTCGCCGTCATATCCATTCTCATCCAGAATTGAGCGGACAGGAGTATCAAACGGCTACTTATGTCGCTGGGGTACTGTCATCTTGTGGCATTCACGTCAAAGAGGCGGTAGGAAAAACTGGTTTGGTGGGAGAACTAAAGGGGAGTAGCGATCGCTCTGATTTTGTGGCGATTAGGGCGGATATGGATGCTTTACCCATTGTAGAACGAACTGGGTTGGAGTTTACTTCTCGCTATCAGGGAATTATGCACGCTTGCGGTCACGATCTCCATACTACCGTAGGTTTGGGAACAGCAATGGTATTGTCTGGGTTATCAGAACCTTTAGCTGGAAACCTCCGCTTTCTGTTTCAACCAGCCGAAGAAATTGCTCAAGGTGCTAGTTGGATGGTAACTGATGGAGTCATGGAAAATGTGGTAGCCATTTATGGGGTTCACGTATTTCCTTCGATTCCCGCAGGTTCAATTGGTATCCGTTATGGCGCGTTAACTGCTGCTGCTGATGACCTAAAAATTACAGTTATCGGCGAATCTGGTCACGGAGCGCGTCCACACGAAGCGATTGATGCTATTTGGATCGCCGCCCAAGTTATATCTAGTCTACAGCAAGCCATTAGCCGGATGCAAAATCCCTTACATCCTGTAGTCTTAACCATTGGTAAAATCAATGGGGGAAGAGCGCCTAATGTGATCGCCGATCGCGTTGAGTTGGTAGGTACAGTGCGCTGTTTGCATCCCCAAACCCACGCAGAATTACCTGAGTGGATTGAGCAGATTGTGACAGATATTTGCCATACCTATGGGGCGAAATGTGAAATTAATTATCAAAGGGGAGTCCCTGGAGTTTATAACGATACAGGACTAACTCAGATTCTGGAAACCGCAGCTAAAGACGCTTGGGGAAGCGATCGCGTCTTAATCTTACCGGAACCGTCTTTGGGGGCAGAAGACTTCTCTGTGTACCTGCAACACGCCCCTGGAATGATGTTTCGCTTGGGAGTGGGATATCCAGATAAACCCAATTATCCTCTCCATCATCCTCAGTTTGATGCGGATGAATCTTCAATTCTGACTGGGGTTGTGACTTTAGCTTATGCGGTTTATAAATACTATCAACATTATTCTTAG
- a CDS encoding N,N-dimethylformamidase beta subunit family domain-containing protein, protein MVKKLSKRKRLLNIERRNLLKALLAASLTPLGTRIVRATSQSQEKFHPQTKLPSPKNWLPEPEIDPNPIIQENQNPGTTDWELTNPATKREIEGYASLTSVDRRHKISFYVNTKDPHYTLEIFRMGWYGGAGARRMTAAIELPGIKQPPPLEHRSSGLVECDWQESYILTIPSWTSGVYLAKLTTSQSGKQSYIIFVVRDDRRKSDFLFQLSVTTYQAYNNWGHKSLYRWNSRRIQAYLVSFNRPYAKSPNSKAAYGVGAGEFLTNFQPPHRVSNAGWDYNMLRWLEREGYDVSYATNIDTHSNPELLWKHKAFLSVGHDEYWSAKMRDNVEKARNKGISLGFFGANACFWQIRLDLSPFSKVPDRTIVAYKEYAALDPYRDRRRTTQWRNPPVNLPEDSLIGVMYTAFEVDADIVMDDPPDWMLAKTHLKSGSVLPGLLGYEVDRIYGNAPDNIIRVAHSPYPDGDATKLQLSNSHRDSPVKNRTSYADMTVYTAESGAIVFATGSMQWIWALDDYNAPQLRKSRLNEDAQQVTRNVLRRMIERNINNSV, encoded by the coding sequence ATGGTAAAAAAGCTCAGTAAACGTAAGAGATTATTGAATATCGAGAGGCGAAATCTACTCAAAGCTTTACTAGCAGCTTCTTTGACACCATTGGGGACTCGAATCGTTCGTGCAACTAGTCAAAGTCAAGAAAAATTCCACCCTCAAACCAAGCTTCCATCACCAAAAAATTGGCTACCTGAGCCAGAAATCGATCCTAACCCAATAATTCAAGAAAACCAAAACCCAGGTACAACTGATTGGGAGTTAACTAATCCAGCTACCAAGCGAGAAATAGAAGGATATGCTTCTTTAACCAGTGTCGATCGCCGTCATAAAATTAGCTTTTATGTCAATACAAAAGATCCCCATTACACCTTAGAAATTTTCCGTATGGGTTGGTACGGTGGTGCTGGTGCAAGACGCATGACAGCAGCCATAGAACTACCTGGAATTAAGCAACCGCCACCTTTAGAGCATCGATCTAGCGGGTTAGTTGAATGCGATTGGCAAGAAAGTTATATCTTAACAATCCCTTCATGGACAAGTGGGGTATATCTTGCCAAATTAACTACCAGTCAAAGTGGCAAGCAAAGTTACATAATTTTTGTGGTGCGGGACGATCGCAGAAAATCTGATTTCCTGTTTCAACTGAGCGTGACTACATACCAAGCTTATAATAATTGGGGTCACAAATCTCTGTATCGCTGGAATAGTCGCCGCATACAAGCTTATCTAGTCTCTTTTAACCGTCCCTATGCAAAAAGTCCTAACTCGAAAGCAGCTTATGGTGTAGGTGCAGGCGAGTTTTTGACTAATTTTCAACCACCTCACCGAGTCTCTAATGCTGGCTGGGACTACAATATGCTGCGTTGGCTAGAACGGGAAGGTTACGATGTTTCTTATGCCACTAATATTGATACCCATAGTAACCCAGAACTACTATGGAAGCATAAAGCTTTCTTGTCTGTCGGTCATGATGAATATTGGTCGGCGAAGATGCGAGATAATGTGGAAAAAGCCAGGAATAAAGGGATAAGCCTAGGTTTTTTCGGGGCTAATGCTTGTTTCTGGCAAATTAGACTCGATCTAAGTCCCTTTTCTAAAGTTCCCGATCGCACTATTGTGGCTTATAAAGAGTATGCCGCTCTAGATCCGTATCGCGATCGCCGTCGTACCACTCAATGGCGCAATCCTCCAGTAAACCTTCCCGAAGATAGCTTGATTGGGGTCATGTATACAGCTTTTGAAGTCGATGCGGATATTGTGATGGATGATCCCCCAGATTGGATGCTAGCCAAAACCCATCTGAAATCTGGTTCAGTTTTACCAGGATTATTAGGATACGAGGTCGATCGCATCTACGGCAATGCACCCGATAATATAATTCGAGTGGCTCATTCTCCCTACCCTGATGGTGATGCCACAAAGCTACAGCTAAGCAATTCTCATAGGGATTCTCCAGTCAAGAATCGCACTAGTTACGCTGATATGACGGTTTATACGGCTGAAAGTGGTGCCATAGTCTTTGCAACTGGTTCAATGCAGTGGATTTGGGCATTAGATGACTATAATGCTCCCCAGTTACGCAAATCCAGGTTAAATGAGGACGCTCAACAAGTAACCCGCAACGTCTTAAGGAGAATGATTGAGCGAAATATCAATAATTCGGTTTAA
- a CDS encoding rhomboid family intramembrane serine protease, with protein MDLNQILIWTVCISCVALLMRAKQLSSSAQTGWAIVSGAILLVLGVMILIYPQKAGYSGGLLWCLFVFLPLLGYRHIQQLMSQEQYLQAANQAAFWRWFHPADGWWEQPKILKALAFAQQGELNSAINILKRYQNQNHTLSWLATALVYRMNSQWEELLTWIQQSLPEKVLVSSPDLVMFYLRSLGETGDINKLLQEFPRWKKVVASGGNLRLNLVQMIILAFCGETESVAQLFHHSLRKYPASVRDFWVVTAEMAGGNQAVASSQLLALQKAHPALQKAIKWRLEHGCTQAETTLTPESWQIIQHIKIQLAQEMKYGGALNFSTNKAVATYGLIAINCLIFVWETVAGGNEDEETLYRLGALVPSVVWEGEWWRLLSAAFLHYGILHLSMNMLGLYFLGAYVESTLGIGRYLISYFFSGIGSMLVVTLVAIFTNAPPQITVGASGAIMGMVGALAAILLKGWVIDKAPLAAQRLRSVMFIIGLQTVFDLSNPQVSFLGHISGLVLGFAIASLFVFLLPKSKA; from the coding sequence ATGGATTTAAATCAAATCTTAATTTGGACGGTATGTATTTCTTGTGTGGCTCTGCTCATGAGAGCGAAACAGCTATCTAGCTCGGCTCAGACGGGTTGGGCGATTGTTTCTGGCGCAATCTTGCTAGTATTAGGCGTAATGATCCTAATATATCCTCAAAAAGCTGGCTATTCTGGGGGTTTACTCTGGTGTCTTTTTGTCTTTTTACCTTTACTTGGTTATCGTCACATTCAACAATTGATGTCTCAAGAGCAGTATCTTCAAGCTGCAAATCAAGCAGCTTTTTGGCGCTGGTTTCACCCTGCTGATGGGTGGTGGGAACAACCAAAAATCTTAAAAGCTTTAGCTTTTGCTCAACAAGGAGAGTTGAATAGTGCAATTAATATATTGAAGCGATATCAAAATCAAAATCATACTCTAAGTTGGTTGGCGACAGCTTTGGTATACCGCATGAATTCCCAATGGGAAGAGTTATTAACCTGGATACAACAATCTTTACCCGAAAAGGTATTAGTCAGTTCTCCCGATCTAGTCATGTTCTATTTACGAAGTTTAGGCGAAACGGGAGATATTAATAAACTGCTTCAAGAGTTTCCCAGATGGAAAAAGGTGGTGGCAAGTGGTGGCAATCTGAGATTAAACTTAGTGCAGATGATTATATTAGCATTTTGTGGAGAAACTGAGTCAGTTGCTCAATTATTTCACCATTCTCTCCGTAAATATCCGGCATCAGTTCGAGATTTTTGGGTAGTTACAGCCGAAATGGCGGGGGGAAATCAGGCTGTAGCATCTTCTCAACTTTTGGCTCTTCAAAAAGCTCATCCAGCGTTGCAAAAGGCAATTAAATGGCGTTTGGAGCATGGTTGTACTCAGGCTGAAACGACTCTTACTCCTGAATCTTGGCAGATTATTCAGCATATTAAAATTCAACTGGCTCAAGAAATGAAATATGGGGGAGCGCTTAATTTTAGTACTAATAAAGCTGTGGCTACCTACGGATTAATTGCGATTAATTGTTTAATTTTTGTCTGGGAAACAGTAGCGGGAGGGAATGAAGATGAAGAGACTTTATATCGTTTGGGAGCCTTAGTACCCAGTGTAGTTTGGGAAGGTGAATGGTGGCGACTTTTGAGTGCAGCTTTCTTACATTATGGAATTTTGCACCTAAGTATGAATATGTTGGGATTATATTTTTTAGGTGCGTATGTTGAATCAACTTTGGGTATTGGTAGATATCTAATTTCCTATTTCTTCAGTGGTATTGGCTCGATGTTAGTAGTGACATTAGTAGCTATATTTACCAATGCCCCCCCCCAAATTACAGTTGGTGCATCGGGGGCAATTATGGGTATGGTAGGGGCACTAGCTGCTATTTTATTAAAGGGATGGGTAATAGATAAAGCACCTCTGGCGGCTCAACGTTTGCGTAGTGTGATGTTTATTATTGGTTTGCAAACAGTGTTCGATCTCAGTAATCCTCAAGTCAGTTTTTTAGGACATATTTCCGGTTTAGTTTTAGGATTTGCGATCGCTAGTTTGTTCGTTTTTTTACTACCTAAATCTAAGGCTTAA
- a CDS encoding nucleotidyltransferase domain-containing protein has product MTVTEKPILKDSDSQYSSEVKLLLLCVRPQIDEESAEEILKLVKAEIDWNYLIDTATQHKVIPLVYCKLNGICPSYIPEDILQEMRQIFHNNSKKNLVLTEKLIQIINLLQNNNIPCLTFKGVTLGILAYQKIFLRTFTDLDILIPKKSVSRTTKLLIEHGYEPQFNFSESQQKTYLEIRNEQTFANSKRNITLDIHWSLLAEHLSFCLKTEDVWQFQQEVNINGNLIPSLSPEIMVLYLCTNGAKDSWIYLQSICDLARLIDNHPNLNWEQVMAQAGRLGTRKMLFLGLSLCQILFNLPLPPKIRQQILTEPQIEILVNQVTQNLFDDARPQEFLLIRKRIYLKTMDSWRDRILFYFDIIRPTPLEWKIVELPKWLSPLYYPIRLIRLAIKHSQIKIASFTGSKARSPI; this is encoded by the coding sequence ATGACAGTCACAGAAAAACCTATTTTAAAAGATTCTGATAGTCAATACTCTTCAGAAGTTAAATTATTGCTTTTGTGCGTTCGTCCTCAAATTGATGAGGAATCTGCTGAAGAGATCTTGAAGCTAGTCAAAGCAGAAATTGATTGGAATTATTTAATTGATACCGCTACTCAACATAAAGTTATCCCACTCGTTTACTGTAAATTGAACGGGATCTGCCCATCATATATTCCTGAAGATATTTTACAGGAAATGCGGCAAATATTTCATAATAATAGTAAAAAGAATTTAGTTTTAACTGAAAAATTAATCCAAATCATCAATCTTCTGCAAAACAATAATATTCCTTGTTTAACCTTTAAGGGAGTTACCCTAGGAATTTTAGCCTATCAAAAGATATTTTTAAGAACATTTACAGATTTAGATATATTAATCCCTAAAAAATCCGTTTCTCGGACTACTAAACTATTAATCGAACATGGATACGAACCGCAATTTAATTTTAGTGAATCCCAGCAAAAGACATATTTAGAAATTCGGAATGAGCAGACATTTGCTAATTCAAAGCGTAATATTACCCTAGATATCCACTGGAGTTTATTAGCCGAACATCTTTCTTTTTGCTTAAAGACTGAAGATGTCTGGCAATTTCAACAAGAAGTAAATATAAATGGCAACTTGATTCCCTCATTATCACCAGAAATCATGGTGTTATATTTGTGTACGAATGGTGCTAAAGATAGTTGGATTTATCTACAATCAATCTGCGATCTAGCTAGATTAATTGATAATCATCCTAATTTAAACTGGGAACAAGTTATGGCGCAAGCAGGTAGATTAGGAACTAGAAAAATGCTGTTTTTAGGACTTTCCTTATGCCAAATTTTATTTAATTTGCCTCTACCTCCCAAAATTAGGCAGCAAATACTGACAGAACCACAAATAGAAATCTTAGTAAATCAAGTTACTCAAAATCTTTTTGATGATGCTAGGCCTCAAGAGTTTTTATTAATCCGAAAGCGAATTTACTTAAAAACTATGGATTCTTGGCGAGATAGAATCTTATTTTATTTTGATATAATTAGACCAACACCTTTAGAGTGGAAAATAGTAGAGCTACCAAAGTGGTTATCTCCTCTATATTATCCAATTAGATTGATCCGTTTGGCAATCAAGCACAGCCAAATTAAAATCGCATCGTTTACAGGATCAAAAGCGCGATCGCCCATCTGA
- a CDS encoding lasso peptide isopeptide bond-forming cyclase, which yields MSAIAGIYYLDNRVIQSTDLEPMMNSLAHRGVNDSGIWCEDGIGFGHQMLWVTPESMIEKLPLVSQNSSFVITADARIDNRDELISSLGVTSQVTDTQLILSAYEKWGEGCLEHLVGDFAFAIWDSIRKQLFCARDHFGVKPFFYHYSPQIFVFGTEITAVLSVPEVPRQINKTRIGEYLIPALEDKITTFYEDIWRLPPAHYAICSRQGFQIKSYGSLDPTRKIELESDEAYAAAFRDIFTQAVKCRLRSAFPVGSTLSGGLDSSSITCVAREILKKSSKPNLHTFSAIFDTVTQCDERPYINAVVAQGNLNSHYVCADTLSPLTDIERMLSHQGEAFFAPNLFMHWGLYGAAQQQGMRVFLDGMDGDTTVSHGIAYLTELASTWRWFTLAEEIKLLAQRFSSSPRKLLWIYGIRPLVPQTILRLWQILYRGKKFSWNDNPTINPKFAREIALEERLQAFKSNPAKTARESHYRGLSHGMMPYILEVADPAAAAFHLEPRYPFFDKRLVEFCLAIPPEQKISQGWTRMVMRRAMENILPPKVQWRGGKANLSANFIHGLSKGDRPLLDEIILKDPTILAPYLDINRLHQVYHQFIDRGSNSDGITIWKAAILALWLQQSK from the coding sequence ATGAGTGCGATCGCCGGAATTTATTACTTAGATAATCGAGTCATCCAATCAACTGATTTGGAACCGATGATGAATAGTTTAGCTCATCGAGGTGTTAATGATTCAGGTATTTGGTGTGAAGATGGAATCGGATTTGGTCATCAAATGTTGTGGGTTACTCCAGAATCCATGATAGAAAAGCTCCCATTAGTTAGTCAAAATAGTAGTTTCGTAATTACGGCTGATGCTCGAATTGATAATAGAGATGAATTAATTTCATCTTTGGGAGTAACTAGTCAAGTTACAGATACCCAACTCATTTTATCAGCTTATGAAAAGTGGGGAGAAGGTTGTTTAGAACACTTAGTTGGTGACTTTGCTTTTGCGATTTGGGATAGTATTAGAAAACAACTTTTTTGCGCTAGAGATCATTTCGGAGTCAAACCATTTTTTTACCATTATTCTCCTCAAATATTTGTATTTGGTACAGAAATTACTGCCGTTTTATCGGTTCCAGAAGTTCCACGTCAGATTAATAAAACCCGAATTGGCGAGTATTTAATTCCAGCTTTAGAAGATAAAATAACTACATTTTACGAAGACATTTGGCGACTGCCACCAGCACATTATGCCATATGTTCTAGGCAAGGTTTCCAGATAAAATCCTATGGGTCATTAGATCCCACCCGCAAGATCGAGTTAGAATCTGATGAAGCATATGCAGCAGCCTTTCGAGATATCTTTACTCAAGCAGTTAAATGTCGTTTGCGGAGTGCTTTTCCTGTAGGATCGACTTTGAGTGGAGGGTTAGATTCTTCTTCTATTACCTGTGTGGCGAGAGAAATACTCAAAAAGAGCAGTAAACCAAATTTACACACTTTTTCCGCCATCTTTGACACAGTTACTCAATGCGACGAACGCCCTTACATAAATGCAGTCGTTGCTCAAGGAAATCTAAACTCTCACTACGTCTGTGCAGATACCCTCAGTCCTCTTACCGATATTGAGAGGATGCTATCTCACCAAGGGGAAGCCTTTTTTGCGCCTAATCTGTTCATGCACTGGGGATTGTATGGCGCAGCACAGCAACAGGGAATGCGGGTGTTTCTAGACGGGATGGACGGTGATACTACAGTATCTCATGGAATCGCCTACTTAACCGAACTAGCATCCACATGGCGCTGGTTCACTCTGGCTGAAGAAATCAAACTCCTAGCTCAGCGCTTTAGTTCTTCACCGCGCAAACTGCTCTGGATCTATGGTATCAGACCTCTAGTACCCCAAACCATTTTACGACTATGGCAAATCCTGTACAGAGGTAAGAAATTTAGCTGGAATGACAATCCAACGATTAACCCTAAATTTGCTCGCGAGATAGCATTAGAAGAACGTCTCCAGGCTTTCAAATCTAATCCAGCTAAAACTGCTAGAGAAAGTCATTATAGGGGTTTAAGTCATGGGATGATGCCGTATATTTTAGAAGTAGCAGATCCTGCTGCTGCGGCTTTTCACTTAGAACCCCGCTATCCCTTCTTTGATAAGCGCTTAGTTGAATTCTGTCTGGCTATACCCCCAGAGCAAAAAATCTCTCAAGGTTGGACTCGCATGGTGATGCGCCGTGCTATGGAGAACATTCTACCCCCAAAAGTGCAATGGCGGGGTGGAAAAGCCAACCTCAGCGCCAACTTTATTCATGGCTTATCGAAGGGCGATCGCCCCCTTTTAGATGAGATAATCCTCAAAGATCCCACTATCCTTGCACCCTATTTAGACATTAATCGTCTCCATCAGGTGTATCATCAATTTATCGATCGAGGTAGTAATAGTGACGGAATTACTATCTGGAAAGCTGCCATACTAGCTTTGTGGTTACAGCAGAGCAAATAG
- a CDS encoding nucleotidyltransferase domain-containing protein yields MTLAIPNRPEEEVLFCCARTSINVENSDRLHSLLKQNLDWNYLLEIAPLHGMIPLLYTHLKNSSDAVPEKVFKQLQTHFEGNAKRNLFLAGELIKTLDLFKQHQIEAIPFKGPTLAISIYGNLAMRQFGDLDILIHPKDVLKAKEILLNHGYKPPTSSLTKAQESAYLKSAAEYNFISQDCQVSVETHWGIVPGDFSLAFPPELFWEDLQPVTIGERKVLSFSPENLLLVLCIQRSKHLWERLDWICDIAEVVRNNPQLNWDKVIDKATQIGCQRMLYLGVYLAKEFLKLEVPEAVWTKVENDSKIEKISLQVSQSLFTQQRERSPLGYRRVLFHLASRERLRDRIQYGWRLATVPTQVEWMRSPLPDSLYFLYYFLRPIRLIKTHKLRPLQYLN; encoded by the coding sequence ATGACATTAGCCATCCCAAATCGTCCTGAAGAAGAGGTGCTATTCTGTTGCGCGCGTACCTCGATTAATGTAGAAAATAGCGATCGCCTGCACTCACTTCTCAAACAAAACTTAGATTGGAATTATCTTTTAGAGATTGCGCCACTCCACGGGATGATTCCACTTTTGTATACTCATTTGAAAAACTCTTCAGATGCAGTTCCAGAAAAAGTTTTCAAACAGCTACAAACTCATTTTGAAGGTAATGCAAAGCGTAACCTGTTTTTAGCAGGAGAATTAATTAAGACTCTAGATTTATTTAAACAGCATCAAATCGAAGCAATTCCCTTCAAAGGACCAACTTTAGCGATTAGTATTTATGGTAACTTAGCGATGCGGCAGTTTGGCGATTTGGATATTTTAATTCATCCCAAAGATGTACTGAAAGCTAAAGAAATACTTCTAAATCACGGATACAAACCACCCACTTCATCTCTAACTAAAGCTCAGGAATCAGCTTATCTCAAATCGGCGGCTGAATACAACTTTATTAGCCAGGATTGTCAGGTTTCTGTAGAGACTCACTGGGGAATTGTTCCTGGAGATTTTTCATTGGCTTTTCCTCCAGAGTTGTTTTGGGAAGATTTGCAACCAGTCACGATTGGAGAGAGAAAAGTCTTGAGTTTTTCCCCAGAAAACTTATTATTAGTTTTGTGTATTCAAAGATCTAAACATCTTTGGGAACGGTTAGACTGGATTTGCGATATCGCTGAAGTTGTCAGAAACAATCCTCAATTGAATTGGGATAAAGTCATTGACAAAGCAACTCAAATTGGTTGTCAAAGAATGCTGTATTTAGGAGTTTACTTAGCTAAAGAATTCTTGAAATTAGAAGTACCTGAAGCCGTCTGGACTAAAGTTGAAAATGATAGTAAAATAGAAAAAATTTCCCTTCAAGTTAGTCAAAGTTTATTCACTCAACAAAGAGAGCGATCGCCTCTCGGTTATCGTCGGGTCTTGTTTCATTTAGCAAGTAGAGAAAGGCTAAGAGATAGAATTCAATATGGTTGGCGTTTAGCTACCGTACCTACTCAAGTAGAATGGATGCGATCGCCTCTCCCTGATTCTCTCTATTTCCTGTATTATTTCCTCAGACCAATTAGGTTAATTAAAACTCACAAATTGCGTCCCTTACAATACTTGAATTAG
- a CDS encoding serine kinase, translated as MFAYTAYGLGIHSEIELPELISSTEVEADVAIAVQNLQPLPLEYSPNSTRIKADQNSVQIDYQNVGSFLVKDGNQIICSPALGVKQEALRLVILGSVIAILLHQKGRLILHSSAINLDGEAVAFLGGSGWGKSTTAAAFHQQGYCVVADDVIAVETEGNQPTIFPGFPRLKLWEEAAVYLGDEWESLPKLHPELPKRSRVVNQGFSINSLSLKRIYILAEGDELEIIPLAPQTAFRELIKHSYVLSILKNTGALGTHFQQCSQLTKTIPISRLVRGRSLDQLPAVTKIVAADLRNAIV; from the coding sequence ATGTTTGCTTATACAGCCTACGGTTTAGGGATTCATTCAGAGATAGAATTACCAGAATTAATTAGTAGCACAGAAGTAGAAGCTGATGTAGCGATCGCCGTTCAAAATCTGCAACCATTACCCTTAGAATATAGCCCAAATAGTACGAGAATTAAAGCCGATCAAAACTCAGTCCAAATCGATTATCAAAATGTTGGTTCATTCTTAGTTAAAGATGGAAATCAAATCATTTGTTCCCCAGCATTAGGGGTAAAACAAGAAGCTTTAAGACTGGTAATCTTAGGTTCAGTAATAGCAATTTTATTGCATCAAAAAGGGCGATTAATTCTGCACTCTAGCGCAATTAATCTTGATGGTGAAGCAGTTGCTTTTTTAGGTGGATCTGGGTGGGGAAAATCTACCACCGCAGCAGCATTTCATCAACAAGGCTATTGTGTAGTTGCAGATGATGTAATAGCTGTAGAAACTGAGGGAAATCAACCGACTATTTTCCCTGGTTTTCCGAGGTTAAAACTTTGGGAAGAAGCAGCCGTTTATCTAGGAGATGAATGGGAAAGTTTGCCTAAATTACATCCAGAATTACCCAAGCGGAGTCGCGTGGTTAATCAAGGTTTTTCAATTAATTCCTTATCTCTAAAACGAATTTACATTTTAGCTGAAGGAGATGAGTTAGAGATTATCCCTCTAGCACCACAAACAGCCTTTAGAGAATTAATTAAACACTCTTACGTGCTATCTATTTTAAAAAATACAGGCGCATTAGGCACACACTTTCAGCAATGCAGTCAACTAACTAAAACCATCCCAATTTCTCGTTTAGTGCGGGGGCGATCGCTAGACCAACTTCCGGCTGTTACCAAAATAGTAGCAGCAGACTTGAGAAATGCGATCGTTTAG
- a CDS encoding PqqD family protein, giving the protein MKFDPTQKLVVSPDVLVQDLGEESVLLNLKSEKYFGLDDVGTRMWEALTQSESIAAAYKLLLAEYDVEEELLTQDLAELVDKLSSKGLVEVVETSN; this is encoded by the coding sequence ATGAAATTCGATCCAACTCAAAAATTAGTAGTTTCTCCTGATGTTCTCGTACAAGATTTAGGAGAAGAGTCTGTACTGTTGAATTTAAAAAGCGAGAAATATTTCGGTTTGGATGATGTGGGAACTCGGATGTGGGAAGCTTTGACACAATCAGAGTCTATAGCTGCTGCTTACAAGTTATTATTAGCTGAGTATGATGTAGAAGAAGAGTTATTGACCCAAGATTTAGCAGAATTGGTAGATAAGCTATCAAGTAAAGGTTTAGTTGAAGTTGTGGAAACTTCTAATTAG